Part of the Heterodontus francisci isolate sHetFra1 chromosome 7, sHetFra1.hap1, whole genome shotgun sequence genome is shown below.
GGACCGCATGTCTTTCCCATGTGGATGCACAAAAGAAGGCTGCAGCAATACCGCAGGCAGGATTGAATTCAACCCTATCAGGGTACGGACACACTTCTTGCATACAATAATGAAACTGGAGTTGGAGAAAAATCAGCAGCAGCTTGGGATGGAGAATGGTTTCTCAGGAGACATGAATGTGCATGCTAGTCATCTGATACAAAGCCAGCAGCCCCACGAATATTCTGTTGCAGACAGCTTTGACATTGAAAACGAACCCGAAACTGCAGTGATGCACCTTCAGTCAGCAGAGGAGCTGGACTGGCAAGCAgaagacgaggaggaggaggatgatgatgggagCAGTTTGTGCAGTGGCATAACGGACTCCAGCGTTCAGAGCTTGGCAGCCAGTGAGTCGGACGAAGAGGCAGACAGCAAAGCTGAAAGCTTTAGCGAAGCATTGGCTACCCCTGTTGTGACACAAACTGAAGCTATTCCCCTTCCTTCTGTGTTATGCTATGCTGATGGCACTTCTGCGCATGAAAGCACGCCACCAAAAGATGTTTCTTATTACACTAACTCTTCAACATTATATTATCAGATAGAGGGTAATGCTGCTGCTACTACTACAACTACTGCTACTACCAGCACCACTACTGCTACCACAGATTGTGGCAATGAGCCTTTCTGTGTAGAAGCCACTTTATCATCAAACTATACAGAGAGGAGTCAGGAGAATGGAGCACTTTCCTTGGTGCCTTATGGCTCAGCTGCAGAACAATATATTGAATACACACATCAACCAGATGGAAGCTTTACTGGTGCCCACTATCCTATAACAACACCCTCTGTGATAGTTTGTTGTCCTTCAGCACATGAAAATAATGCTCAGTGTAATAGTTTATATGCTGAGCAACAACCTAACCACTCTCAAGCTGAGCTTCAGTGCTATTTAAATAACCATGTTCAAGATGACTTTGTTGCTGCTTCAAATGGGGATGTTTATGCACCTAAGCAGGTACTGGAAAATACCATCATCCTCCCAGAGGGCAACGGACTGTTAGAAGAGACTATCAAAACATCAGTAGTGGAAACTGTGTTTGTTTAGTGCGCTCAGTCACTACATTTTTTTTTTGTCCTTTACTACAGTTTACCAGTTATTCAGAATGGGAAAGAGTATAACTTAAATAGTTTACATATTTTTAACAGCCACCGTCTTTAGGTTGACTGGTCAGTAATGATGGTTGATTACACTAGCATTCAATGCTTTAAAGACTGCAAGATGTGATCAGAAGCAGACTTTATACAAATTCTTCATCCACCGCTATGAAGTGCTGCATTAGACATTGCGTGGATTTGGTATAAGCCATTCTAGTCGCTAATAATTTATATGACTTTCAAAAGCATTTTAACTGTTAAACAAGCATTACTGGTAAAGGATACCAACCCAGCCAGATTGAAGATTTTTACTCTTGGCTTTTAGTCTGCATTACATAATCTCAAAAAATTAAATAAGGTCCCAGTTTTCAACAAAACATGTGGATAGAACTTTACCTACTGTACATGTGAAAAATAGTGAAAATAATTTTATTGTTTCATCTGTGAATTTATTTATGACAGTTAGTGTGCAATTATGTGAAGTATATGTTAAATATTCCTGTTTGATTATGACAGCTGTAAACATGGGAGACTGATGATCCAATCCATGGCAAGCAGCAAAAGATTTTGTTTGAAATTATAAAGGTTTCATTTTTAATTAAGGTGATATTTTGAGCTTGCTAGAAGTGGGCAGTTCTTTCTTTACTGTGTTTTAATTCAATACTCTATAGAGTTGTGGAGCCAAATCAGCTGATGTTAGAAAAGCAGTGTGGACGTATCTTGCAGCTGTA
Proteins encoded:
- the csrnp3 gene encoding cysteine/serine-rich nuclear protein 3, with product MSGILKRKFEDVEGASPCSSVRESDDEISDSESAESGDSVNPSTSSHFTPSSILKREKRMRTKNVRFDYVTVYYFTRRQGFTSVPSQGGSTLGMSNRHKCVRQYTLGEFALEQERLHGEMLKEHLKEEKLNSLKLKLSKNGTVESEEANTLTLDDISDDDIDLDNTEVDDYFFLQPLPTKKRRALLRASGVKKIDGEEKHELRAIRVSREDCGCDCRIYCDPELCACSQAGIKCQVDRMSFPCGCTKEGCSNTAGRIEFNPIRVRTHFLHTIMKLELEKNQQQLGMENGFSGDMNVHASHLIQSQQPHEYSVADSFDIENEPETAVMHLQSAEELDWQAEDEEEEDDDGSSLCSGITDSSVQSLAASESDEEADSKAESFSEALATPVVTQTEAIPLPSVLCYADGTSAHESTPPKDVSYYTNSSTLYYQIEGNAAATTTTTATTSTTTATTDCGNEPFCVEATLSSNYTERSQENGALSLVPYGSAAEQYIEYTHQPDGSFTGAHYPITTPSVIVCCPSAHENNAQCNSLYAEQQPNHSQAELQCYLNNHVQDDFVAASNGDVYAPKQVLENTIILPEGNGLLEETIKTSVVETVFV